The stretch of DNA TAGTAGAAGACCTTTGAGAGTGTTTACTGGTATGGCTGCCTTGAGAAGGACTTTTCAGTTCTGGTGATGTTATAGGACTTGATTTTCTGCGTTTAGCAAGATCCTCAATGATACTAGAGGTCATGGAACTAGACTCAATGTTTCTCTCCCTCTTTGGTGGTTTTCTTCTCAAAGCATGCTTGTCCTTAAAAGAGCCAGAAATTGTAGAATTAATAATGAGAGAAGTACAAGATAAAACCATGTAAATCTAGCAGtactttaataacaaaaacacaatttgTGGTACCTAACATTAGCCTATTACACTAACATGTGGCTTTGAAAATCACAATATGGTCTTTCCCAATGCACTCTTTcttgttttataagaaccttttttttaaaagaacttccagcctgagattaaactttaaacaaaaaaaaatgccaagaACATGCAAAggcagcaaaatattgttcTGTTAGTGTGATgcattctaaaatgcagaagcAAATTTGTTCGTAAGAACAACCTTAACTTAATGCTATATGATTCTCTTCTTAATTATTCATTGTGTATTATAATtctatatacactaaaattcaAGAACATccttaagaacattttcagccataacccattgactcctggctattttttagctgaatttacaaaaaacagatacctcccccctattctgagttttatacagcccgtcaaagtcaaacacagctgcacctagtcagcggtatcctagctttccaacagtgctttgcagtccccacttttaatccctcatTATTGTGCTGaagcgagcacaagttgatggttgcttgtatttttcataaaaaatacagctatgagcatattgggagagtgtttcaggacatcatgaagtctattggggcataattgagtgctttgcttatggatatttacaagcaaaggtggattcatgatgattttttcttgtttggctttgcctggataagaaaataattttctaatgaatcaccacagctctcctaaatgctgtcttttctggaaccaaattgatttcaaaattgtttacactgctattctgggtctgtatgacctgaaattgatttgtttggcttatagaaaaccatctgactttggaaTCCATAAAGGCATCCAAGTGGTTTTACAAgacttcaaggagtggacattgtgttttggggcaaatgtacctggaggatcagaataaaagTATCTAAtctgtgtcttgagctgtgtttgctgatctctctcccttgtgtggtatttttgAGAGTTTTGTATAGGGGTGTGATTCTGGTTTTTTCCTTATAGAacttgaaatttgtcaaagaacctgtgctattatttggcttaagagtagttgccaacaccttggttggatgtataacttcaagaccatttatcccttagactgatgcctgagtatcttcatcttgttgtatttattttgcatttatgttttttttgggttgtgtGTACTTCTAAAAGCTGGTACAGGCCGGTTTAGAGGTCATTGTGTTAAAATGCTTCAAATCTAAGAATGGCACACCCTCAACCGGAAATTTTAGACGTTCTTATCAAAAAAGAGTGTACCGCTGGTCATAGAACGCCATTGTTTGGTAGTAACTACTATATGAATTATGACTAAATTACAGTCTGAATAAGTATGCATATAACATTAATCAAAAGTTTACTCACAAATGTTACCTTGTGCGACAAATCGAGTGGGTGTTTCCATGAGGTCATGCCAGACATTTTATGAAAGAAGTACTTTCTCCCAGGTCTTGATGAAGACTCCTTCATAATCCAGCCATTTGGTAATGGCCTCATCTCTGAAGAAACAGGATCTGATGCCATCCTGTACACTCTGATCATTTACCGCCACACTTGTCCATATCTAAAGGGGACGGGTCATCATTGTCAAATCAAGTAAActtgggaaaaaaaatttcaatgCAGCAAGTCATGATTTCGTGTTTTGTGACTCAAACATTCAGCTTAACAAATATTTACTGATGAGCAAGTGGCTGAGAGGAAATTTGGCTAAATGTTTATATGTGTTTATATGCCGTGTTCCAGCCCAAATAAGAGTAAGCGAGAAAGCTAAGGCGAGTATCATACGACGAGGATCGACCTAATTTCtaggttaaaataaataaagagttatattcagtacttaaCATCTTCAAACTAAATACTAATCGTGTGCGAGGGGGAGCAGTGAACAAAGGGAATGTGAGTTGGGTATACAAAATTTGAGTAGAAAATCAGCGATTCACACTTTCAAGCAACCAAACGGCAACCCAAATTTCACTATAAATCACGCAGCTTGcccaaaaaatcaaaacaaaacaaaaaacctACACAAACGCCTAACTACACAGTACAAAGACGCGTATAACCAATAATTAAACGTGTTGGAATACGACTGAGCTAGGCCATTAATTTAGAGTAAAGTTTGATAACCATTACAGCGACTGTCGTGTCAGAGAAGGACCGTGCGCGCGTGGAATCCTTAGCAAGTTATTGCAACAATTTGAGCCCGGTTTGGTCAACCATATTTCATGAATTGGTTAAAAATGCGTTGTTCTACCGCTCTGAGTTAAATTCACTTCATGTTTGGCTATTTGTGGGTTGCTTTCGTACCTTTTTTTGCTATCAAACCCTTCTCTCTTGCTCCAAAACATCTCTGCATCCATGTGCAACTTGGTAACCGTGCCTCCTAAGAagccagccaatcagaatacGAGTTAAATACCAGGGTCGTCGAGTTGTCTGAaacctcgttcccagggtcttctgggtaattttcaatatgacGTCTAGATTGAAAaatacccagaagaccctgggaacgagTATGGGTCGTCTTACTGGGGGGGGTGGGAGAGGGGGAAATAAAGTAGGAAATCGTTATCTCTTTTATGGATacttatataaaataaaataaaattgttaattttttttccgatttttCTACCTCTTAAATTGGTagccgcacaattggcatcacgctagcccggtcgcagctctagatcccacatggatctgagctgtggtttaaagcacttcgttcgagtcgaagtcgccctgcagtttttttgccgatgaagtttaactgaggcaaaccggctatgccatgctgacgagtcctaataaggacgaaacagctgtccatggttgccgaactgcacgggtaatagactgtgctagcgtcccgtcttggcccgactggtgccaatgtgtgtatgctagtgtgcttctaaagttcacatttatgtatacatactcgcaaggatagtttggctatccgacggagttttagactagcaaaggtcgcatgcgtgatccgcacaattggcatcacgctagcccggtcgcagctctagatcccacatggatctgagctgtggtttaaagcacttcgttcgagtcgaagtcgccctgcagtttttttgccgatgaagtttaactgaggcaaaccggctatgccatgctgacgagtcctaataaggacgaaacagctgtccatggttgccgaactgcacgggtaatagactgtgctagcgtcccgtcttggcccgactggtgccaatgtgtgtatgctagtgtgcttctaaagttcacatttatgtatacatactcgcaaggatagtttggctatccgacggagttttagactagcaaaggtcgcatgcgtgatccgcacaattggcatcacgctagcccggtcgcagctctagatcccacatggatctgagctgtggtttaaagcacttcgttcgagtcgaagtcgccctgcagtttttttgccgatgaagtttaactgaagcaaaccggctatgccatgctgacgagtcctaataaggacgaaacagctgtccatggttgccgaactgcacgggtaatagactgtgctagcgtcccgtcttggcccgactggtgccaatgtgtgtatgctagtgtgcttctaaagttcttAAATTGGACCAACTGCTAcatatcgtttttttttcgattctgtTACCTCAGGGTATTAAATTCGACAaattgctattcctaagggggtgtTTGTTTGACGTTTCTTCCGATTATGGTAAGTGCCCTCCAttagggttaaaatcgattttgccgacgatcacccccatatgtttttatcggagtcctTTCGGTTTGTCTTGGCTCTGAGGAAGAGGATTGGAGAAAGGAGTGTGTGTGTGATTGTACGTGTGTTTGGGGGGGGATGGGCGATGGAAAGACGATAGGGCATCAGTAATCGTTcacaatgatttttttgttgaaTGAGGTTGGACTTCCATCTTTTCGCTACAAAACCTCAAAATTTGATGTTGCTTTGATCATAATCCTTTCAAAAGCTTCCCTTCCAGATTCAActgtttctttttaataaaaaaaaaatcaaaccctGCCTATCTGACAATAAATTTTCgacatttgtttttgtttttatttgatttcaCCTACAGGAGCAACAACATGTTCACATCcttgaaaaaaaggttttacaCACTGGTTTATTTTTAGATTTGAACACTACTGGCAGCCCAGGCTTACAGCAGAATGTAAAAGATCCCATATTTAACATGGTTTGTATGTGACAGAGCCTGAGTTTATCGTAAATCTGGTTAAATAATAGCTGACGTCAGAATGAAACAGTAAATGTAAACCTCTGTATTGTTTCATTTTgggtataaaataaaaatgttgctGAATCTTGTACGATATAAAAAATGCGGCGGATTATTCGAATTGAAGTTTTAGAAATAGCAAGTCCGATGAATAACATACACGCTCTCGCCTTTCGGAAGCAGCAGCAGTTGAAGTGTTGAAAAGTCTGTTTACTAGCCGGCCGCgcgcacagggttcccaatattcgaaaataaaacatttccaaTAACCCacaatgagagccggctagcaggttAAGCCAAGCGTGAAGTGGGCTTGATTCAAAAAGGGGGGGTTTTGTTGCCGGCTCTCATTTCTTTGCACCCTCGGCCCAGCGCACCTCGGCCTTCGCGCGCGCACAGGGTTtccaatattcgaaaataaaacCTTTTCCGAATAACCAACAATGAAAGCCGGCTAGCAGGTTATGTTTACGAAAGTGCACATACTGAACACGTGActtggcaaattcaagccaaaataaacacacgcGAATGACAAGAAATTAAAAactttaacacattgacccctcaaccggcctgtacaggcctgtaccggccttgagaaatacccacaagtacccacaacccaaaaaaatcatgtggtcttgaagatatgtaTCCATCCAAGATGAACAAGGTAACTCCTCTTTAGCTAAATAATAGCTCAGGTTCTTTGAAAAATTTCAAATCATATAAGgaaaaaaagcagaatcacccctctcaacaaaacgctcaaaataccacacaagggagagagatcagcaaacacagctcaagacacagattagatacctttattcttatcctccaggtccatttgcctcaaaacacaatgtgcACTCCTTGAAAGCTTGTGAATCCAATTGGGTGCaattacggattgcaaagcattccggggaaaaattcacgaggggagggacTGTCAatactcctctccccaaagtctgacgttttttttatatgtctTTTCATCTCAAAGCCAAACAATCAATTCCAGATCACACAGATCCAGAATAGCGgtgtgtaaacaattttggaatcaatttggtttcagaaaataCAGCATTTAGTAGAGCTGTGGTGGTTCattggaaaattattttttcatccaggtaaagccaaacaagaaaaatatcaacatGAAcacacctttgcttgcaattgaaaatatccataagcacagcattcaattatgcccaaatagtTTACTGATGATGTCCTAGGACACTCTCCCGATATGATAAAAACGGtattttttgtgaaatacacaagcaaccatcaatttGTGCTCGCATTAGCACAGCGACAAGGGATTAATaatgggaccgcaaagcactgttgaaaagctaggataccgctgactaggaaAAGCGGTGTTTGActtcatatgaagaaaacgttgtcgttttgagggactggtaccgagaactcttagtttcttttcagatactttctccattgactaaagatggtcacagtcactgtttttctcttctgattacaagtcataatgtttacgaagcacctgcggtacgataaccttaaaaataacaaaaatcatgcagtttttccaaataaggaatatattagtttccttatatggaagtgatcGCGTTTGGCAAGAACGACAATTTTGGCTGAACTTTCTTGATAtgttgacgggctgtataaaactcaaaatagtGGGAgggtatctgttttttttttcagtctgttttgttttggtaaattcagctcaaaaatagccagaagTCGATGggttaaagaaaaataaaagccATTTCTGACTAAAAAAATTTCTGGTTGATTCGTAATTTTCGTTATGATTCGCAAGCGCCGGATaaattgatttttgtttttattccttCGCGGCTAAAATATCTGAGCGCAAGCGAGTTCGCCAcacaaaaaggtaaaaaagcCATGTGATCTGTCAGTAAAAGTCGCCTATTTTAATGTCTTGGTTAGTACATATAAAGATTGTTCTAAAAATTGcaagtttgtaaaaaaataataaaatcctTATACGTTCTAACATCACAGTTATGTAAGCTCCTATTAAAGTGCTCCAAAAAAGCATTTTGTCTCCAGCCTTATTTATGTCATTGGATCAATCATTTACAGACGTGCTTTCGGTTGCCTTGACAACCCTGCTTTGATGATTCCCGAAGGTTTGTCAACTGGCATCAGTATCTATGGGAACAAACCACAGGTATGTTATACCACTAAAATGAGAAGAACCTAAGTCACAAACCAACCAGACATATGACACCAAAGAAAAGAATCTCAAACCAATCTGTCAAAACTATCGGGACCCTAGCAATAGCGGATTAATGCAAGAGACACACCGGTTTACCTCGTTATCATTCTTGATTCCGAAAGCATCCATGTTCACGTTGAAGTAGTGAACGTTTGGCATAACCATCTCAATGTTCCCGATCTAGaaccaaacaaaacatactAGACAAAATAGATGGTGATTATATGGGTAGtgaaggtgatgatgatgacgatgataaatACATGataaattatgatgatgacgcCGACGACGACcgaagacgatgatgatgatgatgatgatgatgattgtgatgattgTCAACTTCCAGTTTCTTCTCATTTCTCACCTGAGGGATTTTCTCAAGTAGCGAGTTCTCGGCAATATACATGGTGttctgaaatggaaaaacaaaTCTTGAATAGGCCATttcagctataagcatgcgtgCGCTCTCACTATGGGAACCTACCTCAGCTACCgccatgcagcgcgcgcttctATTGATGAAAGCTTAAAAAAaacgcgcgctgcattctggtaatTGAATataatcaaaaagcccaaactgtcgtgatctcgtaccagaacaatgaatacaatacaccaaaaacggGAAAttgactctgccaaattttcgtctttaataagacttcttcagggcagactgaagaagatgaatcgttacaagcttatttacatcagaataatggcgcgagacgcaaaaacattacaactgacaaaaacgcgcattttctaggatagcgcgcgctatggataaaaagaatttacacatctctacgtgggttcctactatgaaaaagtcatcactattaagaccccgcgggtagatagatttaagccgataagcccactggccttctctttccctaagctgagcctcagagttacacttatctataagttgtaccataacattattaagacctaaatgattgtcgcaatgaaaattTGCTAGATAaggtttctatggttatgcgcgcgcaaacttatagctggaatggcctattcaTCCACCCTCCGCGTGCAAAGGATGCAAAGGAGATTTTTTTGCGAAAATGCAAATGCATTCTTTTATAGCCATTTTGTAATCATACTACACTTGAAATCACTAACAATATTTGGATCGCTAACAAAACGCACAACTATACTTTACCCTACTTTACCTGCACCGAGGCCGAATATTCCCCTGTTTTGGCTGGCCCTGAGAAATCCTCTATTATCACATCcttcaccagtttactaaaTCAGAAAAGCTCTTGTTAACATTATAATAAAACTACTCAATATACAGTATAGCCtgcgaaataaaaaaattctccGAAATCACAGAAACTAAACAGAAACGCCTGCTATGCAGACTAGTATTGGACTGATGTGACCCCTAATAATCGGAGTTTGTCTAAATCAACATTAAAAGAAAGGGTTTTCCGTTGTAGAAGAGAGTCCTTTTGGTTTTCTTTGATATGTATTTCAGTAAAGAAAAGCCTGAAAACGATTACATTTATTAAGTCGATGATTGTAACACCTCGTTCATAAAAAAACTCCTTTGACTTTTACGTGAATCCGCAGCCAATTAAAGCAGTAAAACACATATAATAGGTAAGTCACGAGGCAactcagtagcggatctagggggagggtttagggggattacccccccccctttttgggctgccagaaagccatagaTAGATATATAGATAGATTTTATTTATGGCACCTTATAAAACATTTACATCGGCGTAAATCCACaaataatatgtttttcttactttgcctttgtatttttttttcttgtttcgaaTGATTAGGTGACGTCACCGTACGTCGTCATCAAGCTTCACATTTCTTGCCTTCATACattcaaaaatatgtttcgCTAAGCGCCGATTCACCTTTTCATTCCGGCTCAATCCCATAATTCTGACGaagttattttctttgttggcaTGGTGTCTAACATTGATACCTGCATGCGTTTTAAGGAAATCCAGTAAATTATCCCGATCATCTTTATAGGCTGGACATTCTAACAGAAAATGCTCTTCATCCTCCACTTTACCTGTCTGGCATACTAAGCATTTTCTTTCGTTAGGTTTTTTATATGGCTTTTCATACCTTCCAGTTTCAATTGCTAGCTTATGATTGCTTAGCTTGAATTTAGTAAGGGCAATCCTATGGTCAATATTTTTTACGTCCGTTGGATAATCTTCTAAATTGTGGGACAGTTTAAACTTTCTGAGCGTACGCAATTTGTTCTTTTTGGCTTGGTCTTTTCTGTTGTCATTTTGAATAGAGCTAAGCCATGTCTGTTGTTCAATGTCATAAAGCCTTTGTTGAAGAAAACTGTAAGTTGCTTCGGGAGTGTTTGTGTCAGTCAGCCAAATATCGCTCCTACCCGCAAGGTCTagtatttgtttaatttttctatGCCAAAAGTTCTTGTTTTCATAATTAGATATGGCAGCGAATGCTTTGCGGGAAAGCTTTTCGTTATTCCCATTGTTGTTTGAAAGTTTAAGCCAAAGTTTGATCGCTCTACACTTTGCTTTTGTTCTGAGAGGGAATCGTCCTAATTCAGCCCTACACGCGTTCGAGCTACAGTATCGGTTTACGCCGAGAAGCCATTTTAGAAACTTGGTGTGGACCATTTCTATTGGATCTTTTTCTAACTTTCCCTTGTAGTCCGCTCCCCATATTTCGCTTCCATAAAGTAGGATTGGTTGTATCAAGGTGTCAAAAAGGCGGAGAGTTAGTTTGATATCTTGTCTGAAGTGCTCTcccatttcttttcttaacTTGAACATCGCTTTTAATGCTACTTTTTTGAGCTCCTCCTTAGCCAAATCAAAATTTCCATAAGGGCAAAAATGGAGTCCAAGGTACTTATAACTTTTGACATTTTCTATTTTGTAAGTTCCGTAAAAGATTCGGTAATTATTCATAGTTTTCCCGGTGTTATTAAAAATCAttacttttgttttatctAGATTGGTGGATAGTTAGGATGCTTTGCAATATTCTTCGAGGCTGTTCAGATATTCTTGCAGGCCCTTTGCTGATTTTGATAGGATAACTAAGTCGTCGGCATAGAGAATGCAACTTAATGGCACACCGTTTAGGTCAATATCATTTCggtatttttcatttagttttTCTGGGAGGTCGctcaagtaaaaattaaacaacGTTGGCGAAATCATACAGCCTTGTTTCACGCCTGCGTAGCATCGAAAGGATTCAGTTATGGAGCTTCCAATTTTTACGGAAGACTTGTCATTTGAGTACATTGATTGGATTATGTCGTGGAAACGCCCAGTAACACCTACTgctttcagtttttttttcagccatATGTAACGAAATAAATtaacccctccctcccttgtcactgagccaacccctcccccctctttagcgaaaagctagatccgcccccgCAACTCCCTgagattttcaaatgaaatAATTGCTCGA from Nematostella vectensis chromosome 8, jaNemVect1.1, whole genome shotgun sequence encodes:
- the LOC125570162 gene encoding uncharacterized protein LOC125570162, translated to MIFNNTGKTMNNYRIFYGTKFLKWLLGVNRYCSSNACRAELGRFPLRTKAKCRAIKLWLKLSNNNGNNEKLSRKAFAAISNYENKNFWHRKIKQILDLAGRSDIWLTDTNTPEATYSFLQQRLYDIEQQTWLSSIQNDNRKDQAKKNKLRTLRKFKLSHNLEDYPTDVKNIDHRIALTKFKLSNHKLAIETGRYEKPYKKPNERKCLVCQTGKVEDEEHFLLECPAYKDDRDNLLDFLKTHAGINVRHHANKENNFVRIMGLSRNEKVNRRLAKHIFECMKARNVKLDDDVR